A section of the Diabrotica virgifera virgifera chromosome 8, PGI_DIABVI_V3a genome encodes:
- the LOC126890362 gene encoding 52 kDa repressor of the inhibitor of the protein kinase-like, which produces MANVETTANKLGIELTCPRVAARQVHRPNHSTQTINEYYRKSIFLPYLDSLVQSLKDRFSDRNKPSFEIFNLHPKIMKDLSKEDFEKSINNINSTYCELLDNFKEQSILWFDLWKNTEIDAKALEKLNLIEVLEPSK; this is translated from the coding sequence ATGGCAAATGTTGAAACAACAGCAAACAAGCTTGGAATCGAGCTCACATGTCCTCGTGTTGCTGCGAGACAGGTTCACAGACCAAATCACTCTACCCAGACTATCAACGAATACTATAGAAAGTCCATTTTCTTGCCTTATTTGGATTCTTTGGTTCAATCGTTGAAAGATAGGTTTTCAGATAGAAACAAACCATCATTTGAAATTTTCAATCTGCACCCTAAAATCATGAAAGATCTTTCTAAGGAAGATTTTGAAAAGTctattaacaatataaacagcACGTATTGTGAATTGTTAGACAACTTTAAGGAGCAATCAATTCTGTGGTTCGACCTTTGGAAAAACACGGAGATAGATGCCAAAGCCTTGGAAAAACTGAACTTAATAGAGGTTCTTGAGCCATCCAAATAG